A single genomic interval of Hafnia alvei harbors:
- the hemN gene encoding oxygen-independent coproporphyrinogen III oxidase has protein sequence MSEQAIVWDLALIQKYNYSGPRYTSYPTALEFSESFTDTEFANAVARYPERALSLYVHIPFCHKLCYFCGCNKIVTRQTHKADEYLDKLAFEIRQRAPMFVGRKVSQLHWGGGTPTYLDKNQISRLMHMLRDAFDFLPDAEISIEVDPREIELDVLDHLRQEGFNRLSMGVQDFNKEVQKLVNREQDEQFIFDLINRAKAIGFTSTNIDLIYGLPKQTPESFSYTLQKVAELNPDRLSVFNYAHMPKLFAAQRKIKDEDLPSADSKLSILQETIAILTGSGYQFIGMDHFAHANDELAVAQREGKLHRNFQGYTTQGDSDLLGLGVSAISMIGDSYAQNRKVLKEYYADVQDHGHALWRGLSMTEDDCLRRDVIKNLICNFRLDYSQVESQYAIVFADYFADDLKLLAPLVDDGLVEITPTSIEVTPRGRLLIRNICMCFDIYLRKQARMQQFSRVI, from the coding sequence ATGTCGGAACAGGCAATTGTCTGGGATCTGGCCCTGATTCAAAAATATAACTATTCTGGGCCGCGTTACACCTCATATCCTACTGCATTAGAATTCAGCGAAAGCTTCACCGACACTGAATTTGCGAATGCTGTAGCTCGTTATCCTGAACGTGCGCTTTCGCTTTACGTTCATATCCCGTTTTGCCACAAGCTGTGTTACTTCTGCGGCTGCAATAAGATCGTTACTCGCCAAACACATAAGGCGGATGAATATCTTGATAAGCTGGCATTTGAAATCCGCCAACGTGCACCGATGTTTGTGGGGCGAAAAGTCTCCCAATTACATTGGGGCGGTGGTACGCCAACTTATTTAGATAAAAACCAGATTTCACGCTTAATGCACATGCTGCGCGATGCCTTTGATTTTCTGCCGGATGCAGAAATTTCAATTGAGGTCGATCCGCGTGAAATTGAGCTGGATGTGCTCGACCACCTACGCCAAGAAGGTTTCAACCGCCTCAGTATGGGCGTGCAGGACTTCAACAAAGAAGTTCAGAAATTGGTGAATCGTGAGCAAGACGAACAGTTCATCTTCGATTTGATTAATCGGGCTAAAGCGATCGGTTTTACCTCAACGAATATCGATCTTATTTACGGCTTACCAAAGCAAACGCCAGAGAGTTTTAGCTATACGCTGCAAAAAGTGGCTGAGCTCAATCCTGACCGTTTGAGCGTATTTAACTATGCGCATATGCCGAAGCTATTTGCCGCGCAGCGCAAAATCAAAGACGAAGACCTGCCATCGGCAGACAGCAAGCTGTCTATTCTGCAAGAAACTATCGCGATCCTAACGGGGTCTGGCTATCAGTTTATCGGCATGGACCATTTTGCTCATGCTAATGATGAATTGGCGGTGGCTCAGCGTGAAGGCAAATTGCACCGTAACTTCCAAGGCTATACCACGCAGGGCGATAGCGATCTTCTGGGATTGGGCGTTTCCGCGATAAGCATGATCGGGGATAGCTATGCGCAGAATCGCAAAGTGCTGAAAGAGTATTACGCCGACGTACAAGACCATGGTCACGCGCTTTGGCGTGGGCTTTCCATGACTGAAGATGACTGTTTGCGCCGTGATGTGATTAAAAATCTCATCTGCAATTTCCGCTTAGACTATTCCCAAGTTGAGAGCCAATACGCGATTGTGTTTGCCGATTACTTCGCCGATGACTTAAAACTGCTGGCACCTTTGGTCGACGATGGGCTGGTGGAAATCACGCCAACCAGCATTGAAGTGACTCCGCGCGGTCGTTTGCTGATCCGTAATATTTGCATGTGCTTTGACATCTATCTGCGTAAGCAGGCGAGAATGCAGCAGTTTTCGCGGGTAATCTAA